Proteins encoded within one genomic window of Macrotis lagotis isolate mMagLag1 chromosome 3, bilby.v1.9.chrom.fasta, whole genome shotgun sequence:
- the LOC141516992 gene encoding olfactory receptor 4P4-like, with product MEKHNNVTEFILVGILMKKELKIVCFVIFLACYLAIFMGNFIIFITISYSHLMQQPMYYFLWHLSFMDPCFTSTIVPRMISDLFSSKKTISYNYCMTQLFTFHLLAGVEVFILVSMAFDRYVAICKPLHYGTVVTRQRCNTLILTAWVVAFWHSIAQLFTILRLPFCGPNQIDHYICDSKALLKLACTDTYVASILVIANSGMVALITFLVLVASYIIILYNLRKHSAEGRRKALSTCASHVMVVILFFVPCIITYIPPSDAVNEKEFSVFYTVVSPMLNPLIYTLRNTEMKNAMRKVWSRKLTMLCK from the coding sequence ATGGAAAAGCATAACAATGTCACTGAATTTATACTTGTGGGTATTCTTatgaagaaagaattgaagatagtgtgttttgtcattttcctaGCCTGTTACCTAGCAATCTTCATGGGGAACTTCATTATTTTCATCACCATCTCATATAGCCATCTGATGCAGCAGCCCATGTACTACTTTCTTTGGCACTTGTCCTTCATGGATCCCTGCTTCACTTCCACTATAGTTCCAAGAATGATTAGTGACTTATTTTCCTCAAAGAAGACTATTTCTTACAATTATTGCATGACTCAGCTTTTTACTTTTCACTTACTGGCAGGTGTTGAGGTTTTCATCCTGGTGTCCATGGCCTTTGATCGATATGTTGCCATCTGTAAACCCTTGCACTATGGCACAGTTGTTACCAGGCAGAGATGTAACACGCTGATCCTGACTGCCTGGGTGGTGGCATTTTGGCACTCTATTGCCCAGCTTTTCACAATCCTGAGATTACCTTTCTGTGGTCCTAATCAAATAGATCACTATATATGTGATTCAAAAGCCCTCTTAAAGCTTGCTTGCACAGACACATATGTTGCTAGTATTCTAGTCATTGCTAACAGTGGAATGGTTGCCTTGATAACCTTTCTGGTCCTGGTAGCATCTTACATCATCATATTATATAATCTTAGGAAGCACTCAGCTGAAGGTCGTCGCAAAGCCCTCTCCACCTGTGCTTCTCATGTCATGGttgttattttgttctttgttcctTGTATCATCACCTATATTCCTCCTTCTGATGCTGTAAATGAGAAAGAGTTTTCAGTGTTTTACACTGTAGTTTCACCTATGCTGAATCCTCTCATTTACACACTGAGAAATACTGAAATGAAGAATGCCATGAGGAAGGTGTGGTCCAGAAAACTCACAATGTTATGCAAATAA
- the LOC141516991 gene encoding olfactory receptor 4P4-like, protein MENHNNVTEFILVGILMKKEMKIVCFVIFLACYLAIFVGNFIIFITISYSHLMQQPMYYFLWHLSFMDPCFTSTIVPRLISDLISSRKTISYNGCMTQLFAFHLLAGVEIFILVSMAFDRYIAICKPLHYGTIVNRQRCNMLVLTAWVVAFWHSIAQLLMMIRLPFCGPNQIDHYMCDSKPLLKLVCADTYIASILFIANSGMVALITFLVLVASYIIILYNLRKHSAEGRRKALSTCASHVMVVLLFFVPCITTYIPPSDTLNDKEFSVFYTVVSPMLNPLIYTLRNTEMKNAMRKVWSRKLTMLFK, encoded by the coding sequence ATGGAAAATCATAACAATGTCACTGAATTTATACTCGTGGGTATTcttatgaagaaagaaatgaagatagtatgttttgtcattttcctaGCCTGTTATCTAGCAATCTTCGTGGGGAACTTCATTATCTTCATTACCATCTCATATAGCCATCTGATGCAGCAGCCCATGTACTACTTTCTTTGGCACTTGTCCTTCATGGATCCCTGCTTCACTTCCACTATAGTTCCCCGACTGATTAGTGACTTAATTTCCTCAAGGAAGACTATTTCTTACAATGGTTGCATGACTCAGCTCTTTGCTTTTCACTTACTGGCAGGTGTTGAGATTTTCATCCTGGTGTCCATGGCCTTTGATCGATATATCGCTATCTGTAAACCCTTACATTATGGCACAATTGTTAACAGGCAGAGATGTAATATGCTGGTCCTGACTGCCTGGGTGGTGGCATTTTGGCACTCTATTGCCCAGTTATTAATGATGATCAGGTTACCTTTCTGTGGGCCTAATCAAATAGATCACTATATGTGTGACTCAAAACCCCTCTTAAAGCTTGTCTGTGCAGACACATAcattgctagtattttatttattgctAACAGTGGAATGGTTGCCTTGATAACCTTTCTGGTCCTGGTAGCATCTTACATCATCATATTATATAATCTTAGGAAGCACTCAGCTGAAGGTCGACGTAAAGCCCTCTCCACCTGTGCTTCCCACGTCATGgttgttcttttgttctttgtgcCTTGTATCACTACCTATATCCCTCCTTCTGATACCCTGAATGACAAAGAGTTCTCAGTGTTTTACACTGTGGTTTCACCTATGTTGAACCCACTGATCTACACACTGAGAAATACTGAAATGAAGAATGCCATGAGAAAGGTGTGGTCCAGAAAACTGACAATGCTGTTCAAATAA